A stretch of Telopea speciosissima isolate NSW1024214 ecotype Mountain lineage chromosome 11, Tspe_v1, whole genome shotgun sequence DNA encodes these proteins:
- the LOC122644911 gene encoding aspartic proteinase CDR1-like gives MAFMETLLSLISLLSSVFLLHAIVEGPKTIMLSLIHPFSPHSPFYPGNITDIEKIDLLIQGTEGRMHHLFSTMREQNWNGSSEVNDIVAPVQYTGSFFYVAQVGIGSFPPFPGQKGLPYFLMVDTGSPLTWVQCKGCDPCIPLQQSDFPYNTSQSYRPIPCGDPTCPFPNLDCFQSFCGFRISYGGNPAPLTVGAIVRETLTFPSDFRGTESYNNLFLGCAFKNYNHNFRQPNKIGGILGLGFPGTHTYPFLNQVGKKCFSYCLSTSEHTNSQLYIGEGAKMVGPQVLSTPLLRGLQEQLYYVDLQDISIQNIHLRLQASFSRGSAIDTGCPMTILVSNVYTRVRIGFVQYFAQFHIQPFNDGNKPRDVPMLDLCFPIPSGFNRYPTMTFHFRGADLVVQPTGIFIVGRDYVCVALKSGPVTMIGAFQQTQYKFSYDLEMGDREQGVNGALRFSPQICGSPA, from the coding sequence ATGGCTTTCATGGAGACTTTGCTATCTCTAATTTCTCTACTCTCAAGTGTTTTCCTACTACATGCCATTGTTGAAGGTCCCAAGACCATCATGCTAAGTCTCATTCACCCATTCTCCCCTCACTCACCTTTCTATCCAGGGAACATAACAGATATTGAGAAGATTGATCTACTTATTCAGGGCACAGAAGGACGTATGCATCATCTATTCTCAACGATGAGAGAACAAAACTGGAATGGTAGCAGTGAGGTTAATGATATAGTGGCACCAGTGCAATATACTGGTAGTTTTTTCTATGTAGCCCAGGTAGGTATAGGTTCATTTCCACCTTTTCCTGGCCAAAAGGGGCTGCCATATTTCTTGATGGTTGACACTGGAAGTCCATTAACATGGGTTCAATGTAAAGGTTGCGATCCTTGCATTCCCCTACAGCAATCCGATTTCCCATATAACACATCTCAGAGTTACAGGCCTATTCCTTGTGGTGATCCAACCTGTCCATTTCCAAACCTTGATTGCTTTCAATCATTTTGTGGATTCAGAATAAGTTATGGGGGCAACCCAGCACCCTTAACAGTGGGAGCCATTGTAAGAGAGACCTTAACCTTCCCTTCTGATTTTAGAGGCACGGAATCTTACAATAATTTATTCTTGGGTTGTGCCTTTAAGAACTACAACCATAACTTTCGACAACCAAATAAAATTGGTGGGATTTTGGGCTTAGGGTTTCCAGGCACTCATACTTATCCCTTCTTGAACCAAGTAGGCAAAAAATGTTTTTCTTATTGCCTATCTACCTCTGAACACACAAATTCTCAGTTATATATTGGAGAAGGTGCAAAGATGGTAGGACCACAAGTGCTTTCGACACCATTGCTGAGAGGATTACAAGAACAACTATACTATGTGGACTTGCAGGATATTAGTATCCAAAATATTCACCTTAGACTACAGGCATCCTTCTCTAGGGGTTCTGCCATAGATACAGGATGTCCGATGACTATACTTGTTTCTAATGTTTATACTCGTGTGAGAATTGGCTTTGTTCAATACTTCGCACAGTTTCATATTCAACCATTCAATGATGGAAATAAACCAAGAGATGTGCCAATGTTAGATCTCTGCTTCCCTATCCCGTCCGGTTTTAATAGGTATCCAACTATGACGTTCCATTTCAGAGGAGCTGACCTTGTTGTGCAACCCACTGGTATATTTATTGTAGGGAGAGATTATGTTTGCGTTGCACTTAAATCAGGTCCTGTTACAATGATTGGAGCTTTTCAGCAAACGCAATACAAGTTCTCCTATGATttggaaatgggagatagagaacAAGGAGTAAATGGTGCTCTTCGCTTTTCTCCTCAGATATGTGGGTCCCCTGCTTAA